A window of the Streptomyces formicae genome harbors these coding sequences:
- a CDS encoding EamA family transporter, whose product MHATRGRNAGLGLALVSAFAFGGSGVAAKPLIEAGLDPLHVVWLRVAGAALVMLPVAWRHRDLLTRRPALLAGFGLLAVAGVQAFYFAALSRIPVGVALLIEYLAPALVLAWVRFVQRRPVTRAAAVGVVLAVGGLACVVEVWSGLSFDAVGLLLALGAACCQVGYFVLSDQGSDGDDAADPLGVIAYGLLVGALVLTVVARPWGMDWSVLGGSAGMGGAAVPAALLLGWIVLVATVVAYVTGVVSVRRLSPQVAGVVACLEAVIATVLAWVLLREHLSAPQIAGGAVVLIGAFIAQSATPKAPSGPVAGGPGATGGTVTTAGTGIGPQRTEPEGELSAGRATT is encoded by the coding sequence ATGCATGCGACTCGGGGAAGGAACGCCGGCCTGGGACTCGCCCTGGTCTCGGCGTTCGCGTTCGGCGGTTCGGGGGTGGCGGCCAAGCCGCTCATCGAGGCGGGGCTCGACCCGCTCCACGTGGTGTGGCTGCGGGTGGCCGGCGCCGCGCTCGTCATGCTTCCCGTCGCCTGGCGCCACCGTGATCTGCTGACGCGCAGGCCCGCGCTGCTCGCGGGCTTCGGACTGCTCGCCGTCGCGGGCGTCCAGGCGTTCTACTTCGCGGCGCTCTCCCGGATCCCCGTCGGCGTCGCACTGCTCATCGAGTACCTCGCCCCGGCCCTCGTCCTCGCCTGGGTGCGCTTCGTCCAGCGCCGCCCGGTCACCCGCGCCGCTGCGGTCGGGGTGGTCCTCGCGGTCGGCGGTCTCGCCTGCGTCGTCGAGGTCTGGTCCGGGCTGAGCTTCGATGCCGTCGGGCTCCTGCTGGCCCTCGGCGCCGCCTGCTGCCAGGTCGGCTACTTCGTCCTGTCCGACCAGGGCAGCGACGGTGACGATGCCGCGGACCCGCTGGGCGTCATCGCGTACGGACTCCTCGTCGGCGCACTTGTGCTGACCGTCGTCGCGCGCCCCTGGGGCATGGACTGGTCGGTGCTCGGCGGCAGCGCGGGCATGGGCGGCGCGGCCGTCCCGGCGGCGCTGCTGCTCGGCTGGATCGTGCTGGTCGCCACGGTCGTCGCGTACGTCACCGGCGTCGTCTCGGTGCGCAGGCTGTCCCCGCAGGTCGCCGGAGTCGTCGCCTGCCTGGAGGCGGTCATCGCGACCGTGCTGGCGTGGGTGCTGCTGCGGGAGCATCTGTCGGCGCCGCAGATCGCCGGCGGAGCGGTGGTCCTGATCGGGGCGTTCATCGCCCAGTCGGCCACGCCGAAGGCGCCGTCGGGTCCGGTGGCCGGCGGACCGGGGGCCACCGGCGGGACGGTGACGACCGCTGGGACGGGCATCGGCCCCCAGCGCACGGAGCCCGAAGGGGAGTTGTCGGCCGGCCGGGCCACGACATAG